The Thermomonospora amylolytica sequence CAGCACCAGCATCGCCACCGCGGCGCCCGCCGAGAAGCCGGCCAGCGCCACCGGCCCCTCGGGGACCTCCAGATCGCGCCGGAGCCGTTCCAGCACCGCGGAGAACCGTTCGGCGGCACGTTCCACCGTGTCGGCGAAGTCCGCCACCGCCGTCTCGCCGCCCAGGCCCGCGGGCGGCAGCGCCCCGGCGGGGGCCGGCAGGCTCAGGTAGACCCGCCAGGCGGGGACGCCGGTCATGGGCACGGCCGCCGCCATGGCCGCCGGAGTGCGCGGAGGACCGAAACCGTGCCAGACGACGACCAGCCGGGTCGCCCCGGACGGGCGGGCGTCGACGGCCGTCGGAGGCAGCGCGAGATAGGGCACTTCGGCCGCCGTACCGGTTCGGGACAGCATCATCCGGTCGGCACTCATCGGCTCTTGTCTGCTCCTGGGGTCGTCCGGCGGCGCGCGTGCGGAATCTCCATGGTGACATCGCCCGTCCGCCGACACGCCATGGACCGGCGACCTCTCCCGCATTCCGGACGGCCGTCCGTCATTTCGGCGGTCAGATCCACGCGGAGGGAACATTCCGGGCCGTTCGGACGTCGTATGGGAGCGTGGACGCCTCGGGGGCGCGTCCACCTTCTGCTTCTCGGGAGGCGACCGTGCACCGGAACCGGCGGATGGCGGCGGCGGGCCAGGCATGGCGGATCTACGACGAGACCAGGCGGCCCGGCGCGCCCGGGCTGGGGGAGCGCGTCAGGGCCGTGCCGGGCCTGCTGCGCGACACCGCGCGCGGGGACTACAGGGGGCTGGGGCACCGCAGGCTCGCCCTGCTGCTGATCGCCCTGGTGTACGTGCTCTCGCCGGTGGACGTGCTGCCGGAGTTCCTCCCGCTGATCGGGGTCGCCGACGACCTGGGCGTGGTCATGTGGGCGGTGGCCACGCTGGTCGCGGCGACCGGCGACTACATCGACTGGCGGCGCGGGCGGCCGGGCACGATCGCCGGCGAGGTCGTCACCGAGCCCGCCGGCTGACCGGGGCGGCTACTCGGCCGGCGACAGGTCGCGGGCGAACTGCTCGGCGGCCCTGCGCATCAGCGGGACCGCCTCGTCCACCAGCCGGGTGGTCAGCCTGCCGGACGGCCCCGACACCGAGATCGCGGCCGGTGCGGGAGCCCCCGGCAGCGGCACCGCCACGCAGCGCACGCCGACCTCCTGCTCCTCGTCGTCGATCGCGTACCCCTGCGCGCGGATCCGGTCCAGCTCGGCCAGCAGCCGGTCCGGGTCGGTGATCGTGTGCGGGGTGTGCGCGGCCAGCCCGGTGCGCCCGATGATCTCCCGCACCGTCTCGTCCGAGAGCTGGGCCAGCAGCGCCTTGCCCACCCCCGTGCAGTGCGGCTGCACCCGCCGCCCGACCTCGGTGAACATCCGCATCGAATGCCGTGAGGGCACCTGCGCCACGTAGACGGCGGCGTCCCCCTCCAGCACCGCCATGTTGGCGGTCTCGCCGATCTCGTCCACCAGCCGGGTCAGCGCGGGCCGCGCCCAGTGCCCCAGCAGCCGGGTGGCGCTCTCGCCCAGCCGGATCAGCCGGGGGCCCAGCGCGTACCGCTTGGACGGCCCCTGCCGCACATAGCCGTGGTTGACCATGGTGCGCATCAGCCGGTAGATCGTCGGCATCGGCAGCCCCGACCGCTCGGTCAGCTCCGACAGCGCCATCTCGCCCCCCGCGTCGGCGAGATGCTCCAGCAGCTCGAAGGCGCGTTCCAGGGACCGTACGGCCTCCGCCACCCGACGACTCCTCTCCCCGGCCGTCCGCTGTCAGGGCCGGGCGGTCCCCATATTACGGAGATTCGTTTTCACTCTGCGAAACGAACTCGGGGCGTTACCCCCAGTGATCGTCGGGGCAATACTGACAAAGCCCGGCGCAGGACGCGCCGACCCCCCGGCGACCGGTCGACGGCGAGAGGACGACGATCGTGACACCGGGGCACCCGGCCCGATCCGCACTCGGACACACCCTGGCCTGCGCGGGAGCCACCGCCTCCCTGCTGCTCACCACCGTTCCGGCCGACGCCGCGCCGCGCGACGCCACCGCCACGGCCGAACGCCTTCCTGCCCCGGC is a genomic window containing:
- a CDS encoding IclR family transcriptional regulator, yielding MAEAVRSLERAFELLEHLADAGGEMALSELTERSGLPMPTIYRLMRTMVNHGYVRQGPSKRYALGPRLIRLGESATRLLGHWARPALTRLVDEIGETANMAVLEGDAAVYVAQVPSRHSMRMFTEVGRRVQPHCTGVGKALLAQLSDETVREIIGRTGLAAHTPHTITDPDRLLAELDRIRAQGYAIDDEEQEVGVRCVAVPLPGAPAPAAISVSGPSGRLTTRLVDEAVPLMRRAAEQFARDLSPAE
- a CDS encoding YkvA family protein; translated protein: MHRNRRMAAAGQAWRIYDETRRPGAPGLGERVRAVPGLLRDTARGDYRGLGHRRLALLLIALVYVLSPVDVLPEFLPLIGVADDLGVVMWAVATLVAATGDYIDWRRGRPGTIAGEVVTEPAG